A stretch of DNA from Acidimicrobiia bacterium:
CCGCCCTGGGACCCATCTCATGTGGACGCAATGTGGACGCAGACCAACAAGAGGAGAGATACCGGACGAGGCCTGACATAACAAATCCCCCGCCAATGCAGGGGATTCGGGTGGTGGGGACGGCCGGGCTCGAACCGACGACCTCTGCCTTGTAAGGGCAGCGCTCTCCCAACTGAGCTACATCCCCGTCGGCCCATATGAGACCACACGGCCCGTCTGCTGTCCAACTCGAATGAAAGACGCAAACATCGGTGGTGGCGTCGGTACTATCCGCGACGCTTCCCCTCAAACAAAGTGATGTTGATGGCCGCCAGATCGAGTAGTCCAGAAGGCAACGAGGACCTCCGAAAGTACTTGGACAGTGTTGGCTCGTTTGAACTTCTCACAGCCGAACAGGAAGTAGACCTGGCCAAGACCATCGAAGCGGGCAAAGAAGCCGTCGAGATGCTCGCCAGTCGAAGTGACCACACGATCCCGGAGCGGATCAAATTGGATCGGGCGATCCGCAGGGGTCTCGAGGCCCGCCAGACGTTCATCAATGCCAACCTCCGCCTGGTCGTCTCGATCGCGAAACGGTATTCGAAAGCCTCACTCCCCCTGCTGGACCTCATCCAGGAGGGGAACCTTGGCCTCATTCGGGCCGTTGAAAAATTCGAATATCGCAAAGGCTTCAAGTTCTCGACGTATGCCACCTGGTGGATCCGTCAGGCCATCACCAGAGCGATCGCCGACAAGGGCCGCACCATTCGAGTACCCGTCCACATGATCGACACCATCAGCCTGGTCCGCCACACCGAACAGCACCTGTTCAAACACAGCGGACAATCCCCCACCGCCGGAGAAATCGGCGATGAGGCCGGGATCCCCGAAGCCCGGGTGCGAGAGGCCCTCAAGTACGCCCCGGAGCCGATCTCGATTTTCGAACCGGTCGGAGAGGACGACGCCGTTCTTGGCGACTTCATCGAGGACATGGGTGCCGAAGCACCGTTCGACGCCATCGCCTCGGCGTTCCAATCTGCCGACCTGCAGCGATTCCTTGCCCGACTCACCGACCGAGAACGTGAGGTGCTCGAGATGCGGTACGGCTTGAAGTCCGACATCCCGTGCACGCTCGACCAGGTGGGCCAACACTTCAGCCTGACCCGGGAACGTATCCGGCAGATTGAAGCGAAGGCCCTCGCCAAGCTGCGGCACCCGTCGAGCCCTGCGAATCTCCGACGACTGTTCGCCGGTTGAGCCAATACGGCATCTGATTACGCAGTCTCGACGAGTTGCCACAGGTCGGCCCGGTCGGCTTCGAGTGGCGAGTTGGATTGGTCCTTGCGAGGACGGCCCCGTCCTCTGCGACGATAGAACGGCACCCCATCCCAAAAGATGACGCCGCCCCACACGCCCCACTCTTCGCCCTTTTCCAGGGCAATCTCGAGACACTCGATCTGAACTGAGCATTCGGCGCAGATGGCCTGAGCCTGTCCCAAGTCCCGGACGTTTTCCGAGAAGAAGAGGTCGGCCACATCGCCTGATACACACAGACCTTGCTCATATAGGTTGATCATGCTGGTTATCCCTCTGTCTTACCGACAACCAACCAAAAGAAAAGCCGCCGGTTTGATTCGGCGGCTCCTTCAACAAGAAAAGGTACGTTTACAACGCGTGGAGCCGCCAAAGCGCGTTGGTGCCTGTCGGAACAATCGATCCGAAGGCGAGGGTCGCGGTGAGAAGTGTCTTCATCATGTTGGTCGGCTCCTTTCCCAAAATCGTTGGCGAATAACTCGTCGGGTCACCGTATCGGATCGGCAGACTCCGAGTCAAGCTAATTTCCGGAATTTTCTCCGTGAATCCGATTCGCCACATCGGTGAACACGCCGGCACCGACTTTGATGCGCTCGTGATAGGACGCTTTCTGCCACGGATCCCAGGAGTATCCCGAGGTCTCGGCCACGTCTCCCCCGAACGCCACCACGATCCCGATCCGGTCGAATGGTTCGGTCGTCACGGCGCCATCTGGCTGGATGCGATAGGCCATTCGCGACGATGGATCGGAAATCCCGATCCCCTGGTAGGGGATGCGTAGTTCGATGATGTTCGCCGAATCTGCCCACATCGTGCGCGAATCGAACGCCGGGTCGGTCGGATCGGACGTGCCGTACCGCAATGCCCCGGCTTCGAAGATCTCGGCCAGGAACGTCTGGCCGGTCGTGGGGATCGTCTGGGGCCGGTTGGTGATGAGCCGGTACTTGTTCCAGACGCCGCTCCCCTCTTGGAGGTCGGCTTTGTTCACTTCGACGTACTCGCGGGCCAGGCCGTACCGGATGGCGAACTGATCATTGGAAGCCCGCACCCACACCTGGGCGTCGGCGCCGGGGCCAACCGTGATGGCATAATCGGAGCCATCCGGTGCATCCGAATAGCCAGGAAGCCCGTCGCTACCGCCCGCCAGGACGTCGAATCCGAGCGTCACCGGGTTGGTATCCCAGGCGTACGACCCGTCCACGTACAGGCGCACATACAGATACCCTTCATCTTTGAGGGCTCTGACCTGTCGTACACCGGTTTCGCTTTCGAGGATGACCTGTGAGCCGTTGTCCAGCCACTCATCTCCGTCGCCATCGATCACCACGACCTCGGCTGCTCCCGGGTCGATCGCCACCATGCCGAAATGGGCTTCGTTGGTCCACGGGTTCATCCACAGTGACCGGCGACTGCCGGGAAGTTCATAATCGATCGTGTTCCAGGTGAATTTGAACCATTCGTCGACCCATTCGAACACGTAGCCGCCCGAAAAGCCCAGCGTGTAGAGCATGTCGAGCATGTCGGCGTTCATCGCCATCATCTCCTGCTCGGAGTGATCACCCTGGTCGCGTCCCTTGGGACCGAAATGGGCAGACCCGGCCGCCGATGGCACCCCGAACTCGTTGACGACGACCGGCATACCGGCGTGATGGTTTCGCAACGCAATGAGATAGCCGGCGTACGGGTCGGCTCCCCCCTTGTACACGCAGTCGGCGATCCCTGGCTGGTGACGAACGAAGTCGGGGTAGTAGGGGTAGGCGTGGTAGCTGGCGTAGAAGCCACCCGGCCAGGCATCGGTAGCGGACACCATGTTGGCGTCGACCCCCACCAGGTCCTCCAGCGGCAATGGTTCGTCGGGATGGGCCAGCGGATCGGCCGTCGGCCAGTTCACGAACGACAGCGGCATCGTGAGGCCCCGTTCTGCCAGGCCGGTGGCCAGGTGGTCGAGCATCTCGGTAATCCAGATCTCGGTCGGACTGGCCCCGGTCAAACTCGTGAAGAACTCACCTGCGTATGACGCAATGCCCTTGTTGGTCTTGTCCGAGTCCAGCGTGGCGGCCGGGTCCCACTCGACGCCGATCGCCCACGAATACAGCCACGGGGTGATATCGGCCGTGTATTCGCCTGACGCATGGCCCGGTCGGTCGGCAATGGTGATCGTGCCGGTGACCGCCCCCAGCGCAGCGTCGACTTCTGACTTCATGTCCGCTACGACCGTTGGAGCGTGAAGGTTGTGATCCCGAAGAAACTCAGTCTCGGGTATCCAGACACCGTGGATGACATAGAGCGGGGCGTCGGGGTGGGCAGTGTTATAGGCGAGTAGTTCTTGATAGAACTCGGGCGGATGGATCGTGTAAATCCGTATGGCCCGGAAACCCATCGCCGACATCTGCGGGAACCACCGTTGGTAGTCGTCGCGGCTGAGGGCCAACTCACCCGGGGCATGGTTGGGTACGGTTGCCCCCAGGTTGATCCCGACCACAAACGCCGCGTCGGAGCCCTCGGTTTGGAGAAGGAGGTCGGTTCCTTCCACCCTCGCCAATCGGCTGAGTCCGTTCACGGTGTCCGGTTGGGGTGCCCACGACCCGCGGTGTGGCTCGGGCAAGCCATCGGCGGGAAGGACGCACACCTTGGCGATGGTGTCTTGAGGGCGCGCCTCGTCGGTCGTGCAGGCACCGACAATCAGCAACAGAACTATCAGGAAGGCTCGTCTCACCCGCAAGAACGTACCAGCCACCGGCGATTACCTGCGGATTTTGGCTAGCTCCCGGCGATCAACGCGTCGATCTGTTCCCGGATGAACGATTCACTGCGTTCGCCTGCCCAGCCCGCCATGACCCGCCCATCGGGGGCGAACGTGATGGTGGTCGGAGGATTTCCAACAGTTCCAGGAACGACCACTCTGCGCGTTCATGTATTT
This window harbors:
- a CDS encoding sigma-70 family RNA polymerase sigma factor, giving the protein MAARSSSPEGNEDLRKYLDSVGSFELLTAEQEVDLAKTIEAGKEAVEMLASRSDHTIPERIKLDRAIRRGLEARQTFINANLRLVVSIAKRYSKASLPLLDLIQEGNLGLIRAVEKFEYRKGFKFSTYATWWIRQAITRAIADKGRTIRVPVHMIDTISLVRHTEQHLFKHSGQSPTAGEIGDEAGIPEARVREALKYAPEPISIFEPVGEDDAVLGDFIEDMGAEAPFDAIASAFQSADLQRFLARLTDREREVLEMRYGLKSDIPCTLDQVGQHFSLTRERIRQIEAKALAKLRHPSSPANLRRLFAG
- a CDS encoding WhiB family transcriptional regulator — its product is MINLYEQGLCVSGDVADLFFSENVRDLGQAQAICAECSVQIECLEIALEKGEEWGVWGGVIFWDGVPFYRRRGRGRPRKDQSNSPLEADRADLWQLVETA